In Chloroflexota bacterium, a single window of DNA contains:
- the thyX gene encoding FAD-dependent thymidylate synthase, translating into MQVELIAITRYLRGNGTPEELLEHAGRVCYRSESRGEPGKFLMARVREGHESLIEHASATFEISGVSRACTHQLVRHRIASYSQESQRYVDLSAPEYVVPPSVAGDPEAMAVWQQATEGLSEAYRRLRQRGIFKEDARFLLPNATATRIVVTMNFRSWRHFIKTRGLDRAAQWEIREVANRILDILYEQAPSVFEDLIRERTAKS; encoded by the coding sequence ATGCAGGTTGAACTCATCGCCATCACGCGCTACCTGCGCGGCAACGGCACGCCCGAGGAGTTGCTGGAGCACGCGGGGCGCGTGTGCTATCGGTCCGAGTCGCGCGGCGAGCCGGGCAAGTTCCTGATGGCGCGGGTACGCGAGGGGCACGAGAGCCTGATTGAGCACGCCTCGGCCACGTTTGAAATCTCGGGCGTGTCCAGGGCCTGCACCCACCAACTGGTGCGCCATCGCATCGCCAGTTACTCGCAGGAGTCGCAGCGGTATGTGGACCTGTCCGCACCCGAGTACGTGGTCCCGCCTTCCGTCGCCGGCGACCCGGAGGCCATGGCGGTCTGGCAGCAGGCCACCGAGGGCCTGTCCGAGGCGTACCGCCGACTTCGCCAGCGGGGCATTTTCAAGGAGGACGCGCGGTTTCTCCTGCCCAACGCCACGGCGACCCGCATCGTGGTTACGATGAACTTCCGTTCGTGGCGGCACTTCATCAAGACGCGGGGATTGGATCGCGCTGCCCAATGGGAAATCCGCGAAGTCGCCAACCGCATCCTGGACATCCTGTACGAGCAAGCGCCATCGGTCTTTGAGGATTTGATTCGTGAGCGAACGGCCAAGTCTTGA